The Archocentrus centrarchus isolate MPI-CPG fArcCen1 chromosome 7, fArcCen1, whole genome shotgun sequence genome window below encodes:
- the LOC115783562 gene encoding cytosolic sulfotransferase 3-like has product MEVPRRSELFDFHGVSMISAFTDNWENVQNFKARPDDILIATYPKAGTTWVSYILDLLYFGHMGLDRQTSIPIHDRVPFLEICVPFLPSGTDLADKLPTTPRLIKTHLPVQFVPKSFWEQQCRIVYVARNAKDNAVSFFHFGRMNGGMPEPGDWSTFLQGFMEGKRIFGSWYDHVNGWWEKKQTYSNLHYMFYEDLIEDYEREIDQLCSFLGLSPSAEEKENVRTSVTFDSMKQNKMTNYSTVVVMDQKVSPFMRKGKVGDWKNHFTVAQNEQFDEDYKQKMKNPDLKFRFEI; this is encoded by the exons ATGGAGGTGCCACGTCGGTCAGAACTGTTTGACTTCCATGGAGTCTCCATGATCAGTGCATTCACTGACAACTGGGAAAATGTACAGAACTTCAAAGCAAGACCGGATGATATTCTTATTGCTACTTACCCTAAAGCAG GAACCACGTGGGTTTCTTACATCCTAGATCTTCTGTATTTTGGGCACATGGGTCTAGACCGTCAGACTTCCATCCCTATTCATGACAGAGTGCCCTTCCTGGAGATCTGTGTACCTTTTCTACCTTCAG GTACAGACCTGGCTGACAAACTTCCCACCACTCCTCGTCTCATTAAAACTCATCTACCAGTCCAGTTTGTACCAAAGTCCTTCTGGGAGCAGCAATGCAGG ATAGTCTATGTGGCCCGCAATGCAAAGGACAATGCAGTATCCTTTTTCCACTTTGGGAGAATGAACGGTGGGATGCCAGAACCAGGAGACTGGAGCACCTTTCTGCAGGGGTTCATGGAGGGAAAGA GGATTTTTGGATCGTGGTATGACCATGTGAACGGCTGGTGGGAGAAGAAGCAGACTTACTCAAATCTTCACTACATGTTCTATGAAGATTTGATTGAG GACTATGAACGAGAAATAGACCAACTGTGTTCCTTCCTTGGTTTGTCTCCTTCTGCTGAAGAGAAGGAAAATGTGAGAACCAGTGTGACATTTGACagtatgaaacaaaacaaaatgaccaACTATAGCACAGTTGTGGTGATGGACCAGAAGGTGTCTCCTTTCATGAGAAAAG GTAAAGTTGGTGACTGGAAGAACCACTTCACTGTGGCTCAGAATGAACAGTTTGATGAAGACTACAAGCAGAAGATGAAGAATCCTGATCTCAAGTTTCGCTTTGAAATTTAG
- the LOC115783554 gene encoding cytosolic sulfotransferase 3-like, whose amino-acid sequence MEMPPRPTMFDFHGVSMIKIFTDNWDNIQNFKARPDDIVIATYPKAGTTWVSYILDLLYFGHLGPERQTSIPVHERVPFLEFCVPSLHSGTDLADKLPTTPRLIKTHLPVQLLPKSFWEQGCRIVYVARNAKDNAVSYFHFDRMNHAQPEAGDWSTFLQEFMEGKRVLGSWYDHVNGWWEKKQTYSNLHYMFYEDLIEDCGREIDRLCSFLGLSPSVEEKENVRTSVMFDNMKQNKMTNYSTIPIMDHTVSPFMRKGKVGDWKNHFTVAQNEQFDEDYKQKMKNPDLKFRYEI is encoded by the exons ATGGAGATGCCACCTCGACCAACAATGTTTGACTTCCATGGAGTCTCCATGATCAAGATCTTCACTGACAACTGGGACAACATACAGAACTTCAAAGCAAGACCAGATGATATTGTCATTGCTACGTACCCTAAAGCAG GAACCACATGGGTCTCTTACATCCTAGATCTTCTGTACTTTGGACACTTGGGTCCAGAACGTCAGACATCCATTCCTGTTCATGAGCGAGTGCCCTTCCTGGAGTTCTGTGTACCTTCTCTACATTCAG GTACAGACTTGGCTGACAAACTTCCGACCACTCCTCGTCTCATTAAAACTCATCTACCAGTCCAGCTTCTACCAAAGTCCTTCTGGGAGCAGGGCTGCAGG ATAGTCTATGTGGCCCGCAATGCAAAGGACAATGCTGTGTCCTATTTCCACTTTGACCGCATGAACCATGCTCAGCCTGAAGCAGGAGACTGGAGCACCTTCCTGCAGGAGTTCATGGAGGGAAAGA GGGTTCTTGGATCGTGGTATGACCATGTTAATGGCTGGTGGGAGAAGAAGCAGACTTATTCAAATCTTCACTACATGTTCTATGAAGATTTGATTGAG GACTGTGGACGAGAAATAGACAGACTGTGTTCCTTCCTTGGTTTGTCTCCTTCAGTTGAAGAGAAGGAAAACGTGAGAACCAGTGTGATGTTTGAcaatatgaaacaaaacaaaatgaccaACTACTCCACCATTCCAATAATGGACCATACTGTTTCTCCTTTCATGAGAAAAG GAAAAGTTGGTGACTGGAAGAACCACTTCACTGTGGCCCAGAATGAACAGTTTGATGAAGACTACAAGCAGAAAATGAAGAATCCTGATCTCAAGTTTCGTTATGAAATTTAG